A window of the Tripterygium wilfordii isolate XIE 37 chromosome 12, ASM1340144v1, whole genome shotgun sequence genome harbors these coding sequences:
- the LOC120010655 gene encoding sister chromatid cohesion 1 protein 2, whose protein sequence is MYETDKQGRRRTKERETMLNSQCMLLGKGHLGTIWLAAYFYKKLKKAEVDHTDIPSSVDKILKDEFQVVTYRVLAYLLLGTVRVYAKKVEYLFEDCHEVLNNINDFVLNTKDNVRIETLRAPYFSITLPERFELDAFDLGILEDISDGNVLPQEEITLKDSAWKIEASGHFPLDEYHCEDSIAGHGTGSIEYTPNVNDSSRLMEIDMRDGISYSLGNLEASVEKLRDSRFPQKGCMNFEAVHMVEEEPPDATEPCGADHQPEEEYMKVPELENSENEIYGITSMENLQDNSFTEDSCESLEMLRGYGDVNLGLVKQSGKHHKADTAQSDNQVQQLITEDHHLSNVLASIEKLKDNLISMEELDDNFLHGPEDKVLAPVQPSGTKHESDTEQKLLESVQPFGTKHGSDTEQKSTQTLKNIKSQVITKDPQMSITLDATPHSDFPVAEGDPPELIGIPTPAAREQAPTFRKRKPVIDDVVVFPNIAIKESIGDSSDLVIKRKKVPRTPLAVWKAQTSTNLRRCFLESSVSCTSELRHLFCGTKLKVPELIETARGLEDLDMAETPTVIRSIQIVECQEKLEEPVPDTISRSVHIVECPEPLALDVPERDTVGRLVQTVEPPERLEVSESYTAGSPLEQTVFAPGTPVRQTSSSRSLEFFEREPSSPKDQVLDLNSMDEEFGTCEGDDEEYLGLSERTRLAAEYLDESFLNAKQRRVEEVVDLLPLLKGRTKRDSAKFFYEVLVMTSEGCVEVRQDNAYGDIHISKASQWEQICGTDSMRNHGQDF, encoded by the exons ATGTATGAAACAGACaagcaaggaagaagaagaacaaaagagagGGAAACCATGTTAAACTCGCAGTGCATGCTCTTAGGGAAAGGCCACTTAGGCACCATTTGGCTTGCTGCCTATTTCTACAAGAAACTGAAAAAAGCTGAGGTTGACCACACTGACATCCCCTCATCTGTTG ATAAGATTTTAAAAGATGAGTTTCAAGTGGTCACTTATAGAGTACTGGCCTACCTCCTCCTTGGTACTGTGAGGGTGTACGCCAAAAAGGTTGAATATCTGTTCGAAGACTGCCATGAGGTGCTAAATAATATTAATGATTTTGTGCTTAATACAAAGGATAATGTACGTATTGAAACCCTCCGTGCACCTTATTTCTCCATTACTCTACCAGAGAGGTTTGAGCTTGATGCTTTTGATCTGGGAATCCTTGAAGATATCAGTGA CGGCAATGTGTTGCCTCAAGAAGAGATTACTCTGAAAG ATTCTGCATGGAAAATTGAGGCATCAGGGCATTTCCCTCTAGACGAG TATCATTGCGAGGATTCCATTGCAGGTCACGGTACAGGCTCCATAGAATACACTCCAAATGTGAA TGATTCCTCCCGTTTGATGGAAATTGATATGCGAGATGGCATATCATATAGCCTAGGAAACTTGGAAGCGAGCGTAGAAAAGCTTCGTGATAGTAGGTTCCCTCAAAAAGGGTGTATGAATTTTGAAGCCGTTCACATGGTTGAGGAAGAGCCTCCTGATGCTACAGAACCATGTGGTGCAGATCACCAACCAGAGGAAGAGTATATGAAGGTTCCAGAACTGGAAAACTcagaaaatgaaatatatggAATCACAAGTATGGAGAACCTTCAAGACAACAGCTTCACTGAAGATTCATGTGAAAGCCTTGAAATGCTTAGAGGTTATGGGGATGTTAATCTGGGACTTGTTAAGCAATCTGGTAAACATCATAAAGCTGATACTGCACAGTCAGATAATCAAGTGCAACAGCTTATTACAGAGGACCACCATTTAAGCAATGTGCTAGCAAGCATAGAGAAGCTTAAAGATAATTTGATTTCTATGGAAGAATTGGATGATAATTTTCTTCATGGGCCTGAGGATAAAGTTCTGGCACCTGTTCAACCATCTGGTACTAAGCATGAGAGTGATACAGAACAGAAACTTCTAGAATCCGTTCAACCATTTGGTACTAAGCATGGGAGTGATACAGAGCAAAAATCCACACAAACATTAAAAAACATAAAGTCGCAGGTTATTACAAAAGACCCTCAGATGTCAATCACACTTGATGCAACTCCTCACTCTGATTTCCCAGTTGCTGAAG GAGATCCACCTGAGTTGATTGGTATCCCTACACCAGCTGCAAGGGAGCAGGCTCCTACTTTCAGGAAAAGAAAGCCTGTCATTGATGATGTCGTTGTGTTTCCAAATAT TGCCATTAAGGAAAGTATAGGGGACTCAAGTGATCTGGTCATCAAACGGAAAAAAGTTCCTCGCACTCCTCTTGCTGTCTGGAAAGCTCAAACTTCCACCAATCTTCGCCGATGTTTCTTGGAGTCTTCTGTTTCTT GCACGTCAGAGCTTAGACACCTCTTCTGTGGAACAAAATTAAAGGTTCCAGAATTAATTGAAACTGCAAGAGGACTGGAAGACTTAGACATGGCAGAAACTCCTACTGTAATTCGATCCATTCAAATTGTAGAATGTCAAGAGAAGTTAGAAGAGCCAGTGCCTGATACTATTAGTAGATCGGTTCATATTGTAGAATGTCCAGAACCGTTAGCGTTAGACGTGCCAGAACGTGATACTGTTGGTAGATTAGTTCAAACAGTGGAACCTCCAGAAAGGTTAGAAGTGTCGGAATCTTATACTGCTGGCAGTCCCTTAGAGCAAACAGTTTTCGCTCCTGGAACACCTGTTAGGCAGACATCATCTTCGAGATCTTTAGAGTTCTTTGAGCGTGAGCCATCCTCTCCAAAGGATCAAGTGCTTGATCTAAATTCGATGGATGAG GAGTTCGGTACTTGTGAAGGAGACGACGAGGAATATT TAGGATTGTCGGAAAGGACCAG ATTGGCGGCTGAATACTTGGACGAAAGTTTTCTAAATGCAAAACAAAGAAGAGTGGAGGAAGTAGTAGATTTATTGCCACTTTTGAAGGGAAGAACGAAGAGAGACAGTGCAAAGTTCTTTTATGAAGTATTG GTGATGACATCTGAAGGATGCGTGGAAGTGAGGCAAGATAATGCTTATGGTGACATTCATATCAGTAAAGCCTCTCAATGGGAACAAATTTGCGGCACTGACAGTATGAGAAACCATGGACAGGACTTCTAG